One Deltaproteobacteria bacterium genomic region harbors:
- a CDS encoding cytochrome c biogenesis protein ResB has translation MSVNINEKLKGFYRWFKKPRTTIYILIALVILYGLGLIIPQKFFFDSKLEYDAWLDSVPYLYHFIDYIGFTDIYLSPLTLFALALFFINLLAVTIDRIPILIKRAYIGKDAFPHFNTEDPGRSAGGRHLAIKNKKGLQRGGPFDEYFKKKGWFTLFSDDERRMIAVKNRFAVFGFLLFHLSFLLILAGALLFFYSRFSGYVVLTEGEAFTGNLRQFKKIVRKPSLEPDFSGLNFLLEKVSMSYEGNRRADLDMTLNLSPANGNEKAIIGINRPLKKGVFTILSNNAGVSPLFILYDKEKETELDGAWVSLNVLEGREDRFFLEKTPTLVYEVWFFPDYVVEEGMETSKSHEINNPAFHIIVRKDIVRLAEKTIQPGQSISFDKYRLVFADLRLWGEFMIIRERGPLPLIAGFILAITGLIMRLIFYRKEIKLAFEGDSLRILGKSDLHSYSFEEELDKIEEELVALLKS, from the coding sequence ATGTCGGTAAATATTAATGAAAAATTAAAAGGCTTTTACAGGTGGTTTAAAAAACCCCGCACAACAATTTATATTCTTATTGCCCTTGTCATTCTCTATGGACTCGGCCTTATCATACCCCAGAAATTTTTCTTTGATTCAAAACTTGAATATGACGCCTGGCTCGATTCTGTTCCCTATCTTTATCATTTTATCGATTACATCGGTTTTACCGATATTTACCTTTCCCCGTTAACGCTCTTTGCCCTTGCCCTCTTTTTTATCAATCTCCTGGCAGTAACTATTGACAGGATCCCCATTCTTATTAAAAGGGCCTATATTGGTAAAGATGCCTTTCCTCATTTTAACACTGAAGATCCAGGGCGCTCGGCAGGGGGACGGCACCTTGCTATCAAGAATAAAAAAGGTTTACAGCGGGGTGGGCCCTTTGATGAATATTTTAAAAAGAAAGGTTGGTTTACGCTTTTTTCCGATGATGAGAGAAGGATGATTGCCGTAAAAAACCGTTTTGCCGTTTTCGGGTTCCTGCTTTTTCATCTCAGTTTCCTTCTTATCCTCGCCGGAGCGCTTCTATTCTTTTACAGCCGCTTTTCCGGCTATGTTGTGCTTACGGAAGGGGAGGCTTTTACCGGAAATTTAAGACAGTTTAAGAAAATAGTACGAAAACCTTCCCTTGAGCCGGATTTTTCCGGATTAAATTTCTTACTGGAAAAGGTAAGTATGTCTTACGAGGGAAACAGACGGGCTGACCTTGATATGACCCTTAACCTGTCTCCCGCTAATGGGAATGAAAAAGCTATTATCGGTATCAACAGGCCCCTCAAGAAAGGGGTTTTTACTATTCTTTCCAATAATGCCGGTGTGTCACCGCTTTTTATTCTTTACGATAAGGAAAAAGAGACGGAACTGGACGGTGCCTGGGTGAGTCTCAATGTTCTTGAAGGACGGGAGGACAGGTTCTTTCTCGAAAAAACGCCGACGCTGGTTTATGAAGTCTGGTTTTTTCCTGATTATGTCGTTGAAGAGGGGATGGAGACGAGCAAGTCCCATGAAATCAATAACCCGGCCTTTCATATTATTGTGAGAAAAGATATTGTCAGGCTGGCTGAAAAGACGATCCAGCCGGGCCAGTCCATCAGCTTTGACAAATACAGGCTTGTTTTTGCCGATTTAAGACTCTGGGGTGAATTTATGATAATCAGGGAGCGGGGCCCGCTCCCGCTGATTGCAGGTTTTATCCTTGCCATAACGGGACTGATTATGAGGCTTATTTTCTATCGCAAGGAGATAAAGCTGGCTTTTGAGGGTGATTCCCTGCGTATACTTGGTAAAAGTGACCTTCACTCCTATTCTTTTGAAGAAGAGCTGGATAAAATAGAAGAGGAGCTTGTTGCATTGCTAAAATCTTAA
- a CDS encoding ankyrin repeat domain-containing protein has protein sequence MKKINYGIGGVIALLLCLIAALAAASETNLDLLDASLKGELKKVKKLLKEGGSTEASDNFGNTVLMKAVSGGRYKVVKFLLKKKANAEAKNRYGDTPLIEASRQGHVKIVKLLLKYGSDINSKNSVGISPLIAASGAGQAKAAALLIDKGAGVDNSDENKYTALWYAVRKGHAKTVNVLLNKGADRGIRGSLDDSLLILAAMWGHRDIAIILIDKGLQADDSNSHGNTALSISAHRGHGNTVKALINSGADIDHQNQSGETPLVMAARKGQSKVVDILLKKGANVHIVDSDGYTPLMLASENGNEEMVKALIEGGSRINDVNKAGDTALMLAAAEGMTKIVKILLQSGANAHVANRKGEKALHMAKKRGFKEIIELLEK, from the coding sequence ATGAAAAAGATCAATTATGGCATTGGAGGGGTGATCGCCTTGTTGTTATGCCTCATTGCCGCCCTGGCCGCTGCATCAGAAACGAACCTTGATCTGCTCGATGCTTCGCTAAAAGGTGAGTTAAAGAAAGTCAAAAAGTTACTGAAAGAGGGCGGGTCAACAGAGGCAAGCGATAATTTCGGCAATACGGTTCTAATGAAAGCCGTTTCCGGGGGGCGCTATAAAGTTGTCAAATTTCTCCTGAAAAAAAAGGCAAACGCCGAGGCAAAAAACAGGTATGGTGACACGCCCTTAATTGAGGCGTCACGGCAAGGGCATGTAAAAATTGTCAAATTACTGTTGAAATACGGAAGTGATATAAACAGTAAAAACAGTGTTGGTATATCACCGCTCATAGCCGCCTCCGGGGCAGGACAAGCGAAGGCGGCCGCTCTTTTAATAGACAAGGGTGCCGGCGTTGATAATAGTGATGAGAATAAATATACGGCCCTTTGGTATGCTGTTAGAAAAGGACATGCCAAAACGGTAAATGTACTCCTCAATAAGGGGGCGGACAGGGGTATCAGAGGTTCCCTCGATGATTCCTTACTCATATTGGCTGCCATGTGGGGACATAGGGATATTGCTATAATCCTGATTGATAAGGGTTTGCAGGCAGACGATAGCAATAGCCATGGAAATACGGCCCTTTCCATTTCAGCCCATCGCGGACACGGTAATACAGTAAAGGCGCTTATCAATAGCGGTGCCGACATTGACCATCAAAACCAGAGCGGCGAAACACCGCTTGTTATGGCTGCAAGGAAAGGGCAGTCGAAAGTTGTGGACATTCTGCTCAAAAAGGGCGCTAATGTCCATATTGTTGATTCCGATGGTTATACGCCCCTCATGCTTGCTTCCGAGAATGGTAATGAAGAAATGGTTAAGGCCCTTATTGAAGGCGGTTCCCGCATAAATGATGTAAATAAGGCCGGTGATACGGCTTTAATGCTTGCCGCTGCCGAAGGAATGACAAAGATTGTAAAAATATTGCTCCAGTCGGGCGCCAATGCCCATGTGGCGAACAGGAAGGGTGAAAAGGCCCTTCATATGGCTAAAAAGAGAGGCTTTAAAGAAATCATTGAACTGCTTGAGAAGTAA
- the ccsA gene encoding cytochrome c biogenesis protein CcsA gives MDTLETILIWGSVYCYTGATILLLTAFVFKKEKLLAWAGWFIIPAFIAHTGEFVLRWLRTGYFPGSGDFENVLVQSWFIMAFTVFLYFKRKGPIKGLALVSVPVVLVFLGYGLMRNPVQLPLAVSLKSSWLVIHVLFAQLAFGAFAIACGLGIVYLLKESKEKKGIKSAFYERFPALPVIEEMMFKFVIYGFIPMAIQIAAGSIWAKELWGKYWNWDPVEIWSLTTWLIYGVAIHLRVTLGWKGRKLAWLLILAMVAVFITFWGVDLMVEKSHQTFGVDSGTDFKKMMGK, from the coding sequence ATGGATACCTTAGAAACAATACTTATCTGGGGCAGTGTATACTGTTATACAGGCGCTACAATTTTGCTGCTCACGGCTTTTGTTTTTAAGAAGGAGAAGCTGCTTGCCTGGGCGGGATGGTTTATCATTCCTGCTTTTATAGCTCATACGGGGGAATTTGTCTTAAGATGGCTGAGGACAGGCTATTTCCCCGGCAGCGGTGATTTTGAAAATGTTCTTGTCCAGAGCTGGTTCATTATGGCCTTTACGGTTTTCCTTTATTTCAAAAGAAAAGGTCCAATTAAAGGTCTTGCTCTTGTCAGTGTGCCCGTTGTCCTCGTTTTTCTCGGTTATGGCCTCATGCGCAATCCTGTACAGCTCCCCCTTGCTGTCTCATTAAAAAGCAGCTGGCTTGTCATCCACGTTCTTTTCGCCCAGCTTGCATTTGGCGCCTTTGCTATTGCCTGTGGTCTCGGTATCGTTTATCTTCTTAAGGAGAGCAAGGAAAAAAAGGGGATAAAGAGCGCTTTTTATGAACGCTTCCCCGCGCTTCCCGTCATAGAAGAGATGATGTTTAAATTTGTCATCTATGGCTTTATCCCTATGGCCATTCAGATTGCCGCCGGTTCTATTTGGGCAAAGGAACTGTGGGGAAAATACTGGAACTGGGATCCCGTAGAGATCTGGTCTTTGACGACCTGGCTTATTTATGGTGTCGCCATTCATTTGAGAGTCACTCTGGGATGGAAGGGTAGAAAGCTTGCATGGCTTCTTATCCTTGCAATGGTTGCTGTTTTTATAACCTTCTGGGGTGTTGATCTCATGGTAGAAAAGAGCCACCAGACTTTTGGAGTAGACTCTGGAACAGACTTTAAGAAGATGATGGGGAAGTAG